A window of Phoenix dactylifera cultivar Barhee BC4 unplaced genomic scaffold, palm_55x_up_171113_PBpolish2nd_filt_p 001293F, whole genome shotgun sequence genomic DNA:
gaatgccccgctgagtcaacagcgagcccaagctcccacgAACTCGGAAAGCACCGCCAAACGCCGCCAAGTCAaccgcgagccaagtctccctcgacctcgcagcGACATCTCCGCGATATCTCCATGATGCTTCGACGACATTCGGCACTGTTCGACGCCCCCTTTACAGTAATATGCCCCAATTTGAACAAAGGCACCACGCCGGGTCGACCACAGGCCGAAGAACGCCGCTAAAAGTCGATCTTGAAGTGGAGTCGCTTAGCTCGACCCAAGACACCCATCCAGCTCCGATTGTTCGAGAGCAAAGTCTCAGCTAGGCTCGGAATCCCCCGACCAAGGTTGGGATGTCCCGTTGAGCCAGTTGCAAGCCCGAGCTCCCTCAGCCTCGCGCACGACCCTCTGACTCGGCTCGGAGGCCTGTCCCGGTTCAAACGCCTTAGACCGGTTCGAAACGTCCTACTACGGCGATCCTGAGCTCTACCTAATAATGTCCCGGCCAAGCTCGAGGACACCTACTCTCATCGACCACAAATTCAACTTCAGATTCTACCCAACAACACCTCGACAAAGCTCGGGACCAAAGAGCATACAAGCTTCGACGACAACTCGGCTTCGGTCTACAATCCGAAGACCTAATAAAGTCCCCCCGGAGACCGAGCCCAAGGACTTGGCGAAATTTTGTTGAAAATCTAAAGCCTAAAGCCTAAGCACTCGGCGGGCTCTGGCGGGTTCCAAGCTCAAGCACTTAGCGAATTTTTCTAAAAGCCGAGCCCAGGGACTTGGTGAAAATTCACCAAACAAAAGTTCAGCTTAAATAGCTAAAGTAAGAGTTCGTTATAAAAGCAAACATAAGACTGGGGAAAAAAGCCTTCATTAGTAAAGGGCCCTGAGGCCAATTACAAAGCCCGACGAGGAGGCCGACCTCATCtacagaaataaagaaaaagcgTCCTAAGGGGCAGCTGCAGCTTCGGCGCCGACCTTGAGGTCGTCCACAAAATCACCTCGGAATTTTCAGCCGGAGCCTCCTCGGGGTCCTCCACCGATCCGGGCACATTTACAGTAGCCTCGGTCGGAACGCCGCTAGCGGCCTCGGGAGCAACTTCGGACGCTCCTTCAGAAGCGCCTCCGACAACTTCTCCAGGGGAAGCCTCCTGAGCGGTCTCCTCGACCACTTCGACCTCGGCCTCGACGGCTTCCTGCTCGGCCTCAGGGCCCGCAGGCGTCCCGCTGGCTGCGCCGCCATCCGCCGGACCTTCAGGCTCGCCCTCGCCCTCGACGATCCCCCCGCCGGGCTGAAGACTATCGAGATCGTACTGAGGGCAGATCCGCCGCATTTGCCTCCGGAAGTCGTCGATGCCATGGATAAGCCCGTCCATGGCCTCTTCCTCCATCAAGTCAcggaactcttccgactccTGAAAGAGTTGCACCGCATTTTGGGCTTGCTCCAAAGTCCTCTTTTTTCGagcctcgagctgctcgatcTTCAGTCGGGCGACCCCCGCTTCATGTTGATGGCCAACGATCGCAGAGCGAGCTTCGGCTAGATgcgcctcggaggcgcgcaCCTCTGACCTAGCCAAAGCGTGCacggccttctcctcctcgagctccgCAATCACCGATCGTAGctcggcctcggcggcctccgtCCTTGCAAGGGCCTCCCTTTGCGAGGCCTCGGCTTCGCCAAGCCTCTTCTCAGCCTCCTTCTGCGCACTCTGGCTCCTCCGAGCCTTATCTCGATAGTCGGCTGCCACAGAGATCAACATATCGACCTCGTGAAGAtgctataaaagaaaaaatgaaggaGTGAGCCGAGACCGAGAGTCGAATATGGGAGTTAAGGCAAAAAATTTACCCGAATGGCGGAGCAGAAGGTTCCATCAATGAGGCTGTTTAAGTCTGCAGCCTGGAACTCGGCTCGATCGGCCGGAAGCAGCGCGACGCGGAATACTTGACGCACTATCTGGCCGTCGTGAAGAGCTGAGTCACCCTCGAAGACGGTCCACTTCGGGCAgtagggcctcctctccggatGGGCCTCATCCCTTGAAGAACCCGGAAGATTGGGTCTCACCGAGTTCGGCAAAGATGAGCTCGGGACCCCTAGGCCGCTCCCTGGCTCGGGGCCCGAGCGCCGCAACCGGATGACCTGACGACTGGAACGCTAAGAGATAGGGGCTGGACAAGCGAGGGCCGCGGAAGTCCTCGCAGAGCTCGAGCCGGCGCGCTCGATGCCCGGAACCTCCTTCTGGATAGCGTCAGAAGTCCCGGTCCCGGGGGCACTCGCTTCGGTGGCCGCGGCCGTCGAGGACCTAGCTTTCTTCCTGGGCTCGGGTGGAAccccgccggcctcggccgTCCTTTTCTTGTACCGGGTGTAAAGAGCTGCATTACTGGTCACCATCCCCGGAATATCTAAAAAGACGAAAAAAGAGAAGCCCGGATGTCAGGTTGTCActaaagaagaaagggaaggggggaagagagaaaaagagaaaaagtacaACAAATAAGACAAAAGACGACAGAACAGAGCCACATAATCGCTCTTACCCTGAGGGCGCGCCGAGCTTAggccgacattcaccaaagccACCTCACTCAGGAGGTCATTCAGAAGAATGTTCTCCTCGAGGCTGTAAAGAGCGCCGAGGATCTTCTGCTTGCTCTCTGAAAGTCTGGGGAGCTTGTTGGCGGCCTTGAGCCGGGGCTGCCTTCACCTGGGGTCGAATCCCCACGTGTGctcagaggaaagaaagaaaaacttctccttccacccacgaatggaggaaggagcaccCCGGAAGAATGACCTACCGCCCCGAAGGGCAAGGTAAAGCCACTCCCCATCCGCCGGATTGGACTTCAACATGAAGCACCGACGGAAGACATTTACCGAGGTCGGTATCCCGTGCGCAAGGCAGAGGGACAGAAAACCGACGATGGTCCTCCACGCGTTCGGTGCGAGCTGCGCCGGGACAAGCTGGTATGTCGCCAGAAGCTCGTTCACGAAACCATGCAAGAGAAATCGTAGGCCGGCCTAGAGTGTCTCTACGTACACCCCAATCCGACCTGGGAGAGGCCTCGTCACCTGATCCTCCGACCCGTGGGTTCAAGACAAAACCTGCGCCGAGGAAAAATCCACTCGCCGATCATATCCAACTCCTCCTCGACCAAAGTGGACCCGACTTCTTCCGGGCCACAACCcatctcccaaaaaaaaaaaagaagaagaaaagaagacaaaaaCCCTCCGAACAAATAAGGGGGAAGCACCTACTGAGATTTCCGCCAAAAGTGCCGACGACCCAAAGGTGGAAGATCAAGATGATCGCTGGAAAACGCCTTGGAACACTGCCGAAAGAAACTAAACGAAGATCAAAGAACAAGGGGGAAGAAAGCAGAAAAAGAAACAACAACAGCGGCGGCCAAACGAGAGCCCTTAGGGCCAGAAtaagggtttatatagaccctcccAACGACCCAGATTGATAGAGCCGGATCCCACTTTCCACCAGGATTatgccacgtgtcgacctcggaaaCCAAAGCGGCATATCAACCTGGATCAACGCTTTAAAAGCAAAATCAAAGCGGCGTCCCGTCGAATCTCGGGACCTCATTATGAACCTGCGGCTTCAAACGGCTTCAAAAAGCAAAGGGGCGTCACCTTTCCTTAAGGACGCCCCGAAGCGCGTAGAATGGCGGAGAAATTTAAAACTGCCCGGTCCCGCCAACCTGGAATTACTTCCTTCGTCCGAGGTCGTGGGCTACTCAAACTCGGAaggtcggggggtagtgttggagaAAAAATGGACTGCTGTCGGCACATGACGACGGGTGAAGCGGCAGCGAcctcaaggcgcccgacctggcgcccgaccAGGCGCTCGACTTCGAGGCATCCGACCAGGGCACCCGACCTCGGCATTCTTGACCTCAGAAGCCCAACCTTATCATCCACCCGCTACGGCCGCATCCTTCTGCAGCTCCACCGCATCATGCTCCGTTTGCCAGCTCAACTGAGGACCATGCCCTACTACcgctgtcaacaattaatgcgcatggcctctgcagatctccggctcactcaataattaatgcgcatgCTATCCACGATCTCCGGCTTACCCAAAATCTCAGGCCCTCCACGGCAACTAGTTGATTCACTCGACTACGTCCGATCACCCATGACAACTCATTGGCTCTAGTCTGGTCTTCCACGgcaatgcattaattcacacgatcgtaCTCAATCATGACGGAAACTTATTTAATTCGTCCGATCACATCACATGTAACCCTTTATCTCTCCTATAAAAGgtgaacttcttcctcttcaaaagagggattcttcttcttgatctgaAAACTCTAACTTCGATATGCAAAACTCTCTGTTTCTCTACAAAAGCCtcttctgacttaagcatcaaaGAGCCGGCGCAGGAAACTCCGCCCACTggcttttttgcaggtcccccggaggacgcaGCATGCCGACGCACCGCCACCCGccgaagctcctccttctcgGCCGAGCGGTCGCCCCCAGGCCctatttccagcaacactaatTAATTTGGTTGCCCTTCAAAAACATGTACATATGCTTCTATGTTGTCTCTCTacaggaagtgtatgtagatgCGATACCaattatttaaaatttcttCGGAAACCATCCATGCCCAACATTTATCcactctattttttcttttttttaatggcaCTCAGGTGACTCCTAGTTGGTCAGGCTTTTCAGCAGTGCTGTTgcagagaaaaaaaaggtacaGCAGCTGTTGCAGCCTGTTGCAGAAAAAAAGGTATTTGAATAAACATATGCTGATTGACTGAAGGCATTAAAACATATCAAAGAACAATGTTCACTTGTGATGGCAATGTTTAGAGCCAAGATACTGTATTAAATTTTTGGAACCTAAAATAAATTTTGCTTTATAAAAACTGAAAGCAGCTGATAACAACAAAAAcagcagcaacaacaacaaaaataaatggtgacagcagcagcagcagcagcaaagcAGTAAAAATGAAGGGGCATATGCTTATGGAAAACAATAGAACCGTTGTGACACAGAAGTTACATGTCAAATCACCTAATTTCCTGCTGAAAGAGCATTGCCTCCACCAAAACCAAGAATTTTCATGAAAAAGTATAATACCCtcctttttttcaaatttcaacctCTTTATCACGAGTACCATCCTCAAACAATCATGCCAGCACAAAATTGCAAGTACAGCATTGTATTCATTTTAAAACAGATAAAGCTCATATCATTGCAACACAATTGAATCTAATGAAATGTGGCACAACTTCTGAAGCTAAACATCATAGCTCTCAATTTTTCTCTTTACTCGAAGTTCTCCTCTGTTCTAGATAAGGGTAGATCCTCTGGTATTCTAAAATGGCCCAAACGAGGTGCCTAAAAGAGAACTCTGGCCATAAAGGGACTGGATTTTGCAAGTGGCTAAAAGTAGTTTGCCAGAGAAGGAAATTACTCAGCCGAGTTTCTCCCGATGTCCTGATCACAATATCAGGATCAGGGCAATCAGACGTGTACAAGTGCCGCTCCAAATCAGTGACTGAAATCACACTATCCTTGTTATCTGCCTGAACTGATTCATCTTTATAACCATTATTATACCCTTTCCGTATTCTGCCCCTCTTTTCTACACATGATTCTTCAACAGCATGCATAATCTCATTCGTCGACGTGTAGGCCACACATACTGAAAACACTGGTCCCGTGTTCCTGGCAGTGCTTGCCATTGCCTTTTCAGCTGCTAATCTTACCGGCTCGCTCAAAAGACTCAGGTTTCCCCAAAAATTAATCCTAATTCTGTATTTGTTCACAATGCTCTCTTCCTTTAGCAATTCATCGATCTTTTGCTTCATTAAGTCCATCAACGACTGCACCTCATCAGGTTGTCGTTTAAAATTTTCAATACTGAAAGCATATACAGTCACATACTTCACACCCATCTCATAACAGTATTGGAGAACAGATGTGAGAGCTGTGAAACCAGCCCTGTGACCATTACCCTGTTTGACTCTCCTGCTCTTGGCATATCTACGATTTCCATCCATGATAAACGCAATATGGTTAGGCATTGGACCAAAAGAGAGCACAAAAAAGAGGCATTTACGGAGAAAGCACCAAACACCACCAAGGAGATTGGATGCACTGTTTTCACGTTGCGTCTCCATTACCAAATCCTACCCTGGGAATACACATATTCAGGTCATGtcattagtataaattagaagGACAATATATCAAGGAACCCATCATAATAGACTTGGGAAGGGTATCAATAACTACAACCTATCTCAGAATGACAACGACGACGacgacaacaacaacaacaacaatagctTTTGTTCCCTCCATTTCTTTAGAGAACAGAAATATCATAAATTTGAGGATGCAAAATCAACACATAATGCACTAtcctgattttatttttaaacacgCAATAATCTTATAGACCATTAATAACTATTAGTGTCTGCTCGATATCATAAATTCATTTTTTATGAGTTTGTTGCATAGTATTTATGTTAATTTCTTCCATCAAACAAACTAGGCATAACTTCTaaaaagaattaagagtaaGGTGCATAGCACCTTCCTTACATGATGCAGTGAgaaattgaaaattattttgGTATTAAAATTAGAAGATCTTGTCATACAAACCAGAAATTTCCAAATCCTGTAAAATAAGTTTTAAAAAGATCCTATCCATCAGATTTCCTTTTAGGAGTCATAGCATCAGAAGTTTCTACAAAATGATCATGAAGGATGTAGCTATCATGACATGATAAATTCTTGCTGAGATTCTTTTCATGATGAACCTTGATGCATGAGAAGGTCAATATACTATTTAGAAATGTGACAAGAGTTCAGTAAACTTCTGGCATAACCCAGCCTCTCAATAATATCTTATGGTAAGCAGTTTCGAAATGCAAAGGATAGGCACTCGCGGCATCATCAGGCTAGTGCTTTTAACATGTCCAGCAGAGCCTTTTTAAAGTCACCATTCATATATCTGAAGGACACTACAGAGGGAACGGTGTTCCTATCAGATAAAACATCGGATAAGGTGCAGTACCTTTTTGGTATAGCACCTACACATGGTACAGAAAATAACTTGTTGCTATGAACAGGAATTTGGAGGAGTGTTGTATCATttctcttttcaaaaaaaataattttttacagATCAAACCAAAAATTATGCTTTGCCTCAAGTTCTGTTCTAGGAACCTTCATAGTAGTAAAAGGGCTCCCCATGTTTTACAAAGGGAACAAGCAATGAGAGAAGTATAAGGCATGCTATCGAATGCCTAAACTGTATGTTGAAACCATTATACAGCTTCCACCTTCATTACATTCAAGATCAGATACAAATAGCAAAAAAATCCATTGCTCTGGTGACTATAAATTTGACCTTAGAAGATGACACTACCATCCAATATGTTAGGACATGATTCAATGTAcagtttttgattttttttaatttaaactttgtttaaaGCTAGATACTAATTGAATACATGCACCAAAGTTTTTTTTCCCTGTTATTATTTGGCTAGCTCTGTGGGTTTCTGCAAAAATGGTTGAAAACATTTGGGCATTCAAGCTGTAGTTATCTTCCATGAATAATATAACTTTGAATGATAAGATATTTCACCAAGGCACATGAAGTAATACCAATGAAACTAATGAACCTTTGCAAACAAATGGAATTTGTTCGTACTAGTGTTTCTTCATCAGAAAGTAGTTGAATGACAAACAACTACCAAATAAAAtgctttcagttttattcatatAAACAAATTATACATAAAGGAATATAAAGAAATAATTTTAGATGCTCAAAGCATGAGATATGGAAGATAGGTCTTTTCTGCAAGCTGTTGCGAAAATATGCGAGGTCGGTACATAATTGGTTCTTTATGCCTTTTGCTTCGGT
This region includes:
- the LOC103711167 gene encoding dehydrodolichyl diphosphate synthase CPT3-like, whose product is METQRENSASNLLGGVWCFLRKCLFFVLSFGPMPNHIAFIMDGNRRYAKSRRVKQGNGHRAGFTALTSVLQYCYEMGVKYVTVYAFSIENFKRQPDEVQSLMDLMKQKIDELLKEESIVNKYRIRINFWGNLSLLSEPVRLAAEKAMASTARNTGPVFSVCVAYTSTNEIMHAVEESCVEKRGRIRKGYNNGYKDESVQADNKDSVISVTDLERHLYTSDCPDPDIVIRTSGETRLSNFLLWQTTFSHLQNPVPLWPEFSFRHLVWAILEYQRIYPYLEQRRTSSKEKN